A genomic window from Cucumis melo cultivar AY chromosome 8, USDA_Cmelo_AY_1.0, whole genome shotgun sequence includes:
- the LOC103484379 gene encoding DNA replication licensing factor MCM3, with amino-acid sequence MDIGEEIRAAHKRDFLEFLEQDVGKGIYMEEIKAMINHKRHRLIINISDLHSFRDLGPRVLRHPSEYIQPFCDAVTETARSIDPKYLKEGEQVLVGFEGPFVSRRVTPRELLSQFIGSMVCVEGIVTKCSLVRPKVVKSVHFCPTTGAFTSREYRDITSNMGLPTGSVYPTRDDNGNLLVTEYGLCKYKDHQTLSMQEMPENSAPGQLPRTVDVVVEDDLVDCCKPGDRVAIVGVYKALPGKSKGSLNGVFRTVLVANNVSLLNKEANAPIYSPEDLKNIKKIAERDDTFDLLGNSLAPSIYGHSWIKKAVILLMLSGVEKNLKNGTHLRGDINMMMVGDPSVAKSQLLRAIMNIAPLAISTTGRGSSGVGLTAAVTSDQETGERRLEAGAMVLADRGVVCIDEFDKMNDQDRVAIHEVMEQQTVTIAKAGIHASLNARCSVVAAANPIYGSYDRSLTPTKNIGLPDSLLSRFDLLFIVLDQMDPDIDRHISEHVLRMHRYRSVLDGGEAGGSMYGREEEAEADTSVFVKYNRMLHGKKTDRGRKRDTLTIKFLKKYIHYAKHRIQPDLTDEASEHIATAYAELRNSTSNAKTGGTLPITARTLETIIRLSTAHAKLKLSRKVSKSDVEAALKVLNFAIYHKELTEMEEREQEREKELERKRRAEDQTVENDRPERSTKRRGEGSRTDTMEIDDPPAEPELDLSAERTEAFNSLFGQHMRANRLDVISIADIENIVNAAADNRYTTAEIMLLLQRLQDDNRVMIADTMVHMIS; translated from the exons ATGGACATTGGCGAAGAAATTAGGGCAGCTCACAAGCGAGATTTTCTGGAATTCCTTGAACAGGAT GTTGGGAAAGGAATTTACATGGAAGAGATCAAAGCCATGATTAATCATAAGCGACATCGCCTCATAATCAACATTTCTGATCTTCATTCTTTCAGAGATCTTGGTCCCAG GGTGCTTAGGCATCCCAGTGAGTACATTCAGCCATTCTGCGATGCAGTTACAGAAACTGCTCGCAGTATTGACCCAAAATACCTCAAGGAAGGAGAACAGGTTCTGGTGGGCTTTGAGGGCCCCTTTGTTTCTCGCCGGGTCACTCCCAGGGAACTTCTCTCTCAGTTCATTGGCTCTATGGTCTGCGTTGAGGGCATTGTTACCAAAT GTTCTCTTGTTAGACCAAAAGTTGTCAAAAGTGTTCATTTCTGCCCCACAACTGGAGCTTTTACCAGCCGTGAATACCGTGACATTACATCCAACATGGGCTTGCCCACGGGATCTGTGTATCCCACAAGG GATGACAATGGCAACTTGTTGGTTACTGAATATGGCCTGTGTAAATATAAAGATCATCAGACCTTATCAATGCAAGAAATGCCTGAGAATTCGGCACCTGGTCAGCTTCCACGAACAGTGGATGTTGTAGTTGAGGATGACTTAGTTGACTGTTGCAAGCCAGGCGATCGTGTTGCTATTGTAGGAGTATATAAAGCTCTTCCAGGAAAAAGCAAGGGCAGCTTGAATGGAGTGTTCAG GACTGTTCTTGTTGCAAACAATGTTTCTCTACTAAACAAAGAGGCTAATGCGCCAATATACAGTCCTGAGGACTTGAAGAATATTAAAAAGATAGCTGAAAGAGATGACACATTTGATCTTCTTGGTAACTCTCTTGCACCTTCCATATATGGACATTCATGGATAAAGAAAGCAGTGATACTGTTGATGCTTAGTGGGGTGGAGAAGAACTTGAAGAATGGCACTCACCTAAGAGG TGATATCAACATGATGATGGTTGGTGATCCTTCTGTTGCCAAGTCTCAGCTTTTAAGGGCAATCATGAATATTGCACCCTTAGCAATATCCACAACAGGCCGTGGTTCCTCTGGTGTTGGGTTAACTGCCGCTGTTACATCTGATCAGGAAACAG GAGAAAGAAGGCTAGAAGCTGGTGCAATGGTTCTTGCTGATCGAGGTGTTGTCTGTATTGATGAGTTTGACAAGATGAATGATCAAGATAGGGTTGCAATACATGAAGTTATGGAGCAGCAGACTGTTACCATTGCCAAAGCTGGTATTCATGCTTCACTAAATGCTCGGTGCAGCGTGGTAGCAGCTGCAAATCCCATATATGGATCG TACGATCGCTCGTTGACACCAACCAAGAATATTGGTCTTCCTGACTCTCTACTCTCTCGATTTGATCTACTATTTATAGTCTTGGATCAAATGGATCCCGATATTGATCGCCATATTTCAGAGCACGTGTTGCGTATGCACCGTTATCGTTCAGTTCTTGATGGAG GTGAGGCTGGGGGATCAATGTATGGAAGAGAGGAAGAAGCTGAAGCCGACACTTCTGTCTTTGTCAAATATAATAGAATGCTTCATGGGAAGAAGACTGATCGTGGTCGGAAGCGTGATACTCTCACCATCAAGTTTCTTAAGAAGTACATTCATTATGCTAAGCATAGGATACAACCTGACCTAACTGATGAG GCCTCTGAGCATATTGCAACAGCTTATGCAGAACTTAGAAATTCAACTTCAAATGCGAAG ACTGGAGGAACTCTTCCAATTACTGCCAGAACCTTGGAAACCATTATACGACTCTCAACTGCTCATGCAAAACTGAAGTTGAGTAGAAAG GTTTCCAAATCTGATGTGGAAGCTGCCTTGAAAGTTCTTAATTTTGCCATATATCATAAAGAGTTGACTGAAATGGAAGAGCGTGAGCAAGAAAGGGAGAAAGAATTGGAAAGAAAGCGCAGAGCTGAAGATCAAACAGTGGAAAATGACAGACCAGAACGAAGTACCAAAAGAAGAGGGGAGGG CTCAAGGACGGATACCATGGAGATCGATGATCCTCCTGCTGAACCTGAACTTGATCTGTCTGCAGAAAG GACCGAAGCATTCAATTCTCTTTTTGGTCAGCATATGCGTGCAAACCGCCTGGATGTTATATCT
- the LOC103484380 gene encoding high mobility group B protein 14: MAKAKNLQKSPSASAHDSSEASSEVTGLRVKRRKEMKSAAKASRFNTDNKRTKTIKKPKSKQKKKNDRFDVNKPKKPPTAFFYFLDDFRKEFQEQNPDVKTMRDVGKACGEKWKTMTYEEKVQYYDIATEKRAEFDKAMTEYKKRTESGIHQESEEDWEIDG, from the exons ATGGCGAAAGCGAAAAATCTCCAAAAATCACCTTCAGCTTCTGCGCATGATTCTTCCGAAGCGTCTTCAGA GGTTACGGGATTACGCGtaaaaagaaggaaagagatGAAAAGTGCAGCAAAAGCTAGCAGATTTAACACGGATAATAAGAGAACGAAGACAATAAAGAAGCCAAAATcaaaacagaagaagaaaaatgatagaTTTGATGTCAATAAGCCAAAGAAACCACCTACTgctttcttttacttttt GGACGATTTCCGCAAGGAATTTCAAGAACAGAATCCAGATGTCAAGACGATGCGTGAT GTTGGCAAGGCATGTGGGGAGAAATGGAAAACAATGACATATGAG GAAAAAGTACAATATTATGATATTGCTACAGAGAAACGTGCAGAGTTTGACAAAGCCATGACAGAATATAAGAAGAGGACG GAAAGTGGAATACACCAAGAATCTGAGGAAGATTGGGAGATTGATGGATAG
- the LOC107990439 gene encoding uncharacterized protein ycf23-like: MQTLFCSPSSSSSLAIFKLNQNPLLPHLVSTPRLTLKRRPASTTRALLSAHRESVLKDFQERRALKIISGLQNLDRENVASVVTAADKGGATHVDIACDAELVKLAISLTSLPVCVSSVDPAEFLPAVEAGALMVEIGNYDSFYEAGIIFSADQILNLTKETRRLLPSVALSVTVPHTLGLPDQVKLAELLEQEGVDVIQTEGGKCSHPSKSGILGLIEKAAPTLAAAYSISRAVKIPVMCSSGLSAVTAPMAITAGAAGVGVGSAVNKLNDVVAMIAEVRSIADSLTPSAAQLSRPNSAFLNL; the protein is encoded by the exons atgcaGACCTTATTCTGCTCcccatcttcatcttcttccctTGCCATTTTCAAGCTCAACCAAAATCCTCTTCTCCCCCATCTTGTTTCTACACCGCGTTTAACCCTCAAAAGAAGACCCGCTTCCACCACTCGAGCACTTCTCTCAGCTCATAGAGAATCAGTTCTGAAGGATTTTCAGGAGCGACGAGCTCTCAAG ATTATTTCAGGCCTGCAGAACCTTGACAGGGAAAATGTGGCATCTGTAGTCACCGCAGCAGACAAG GGGGGAGCGACTCATGTCGATATAGCATGCGATGCAGAGTTAGTGAAGCTTGCCATTAGTTTAACTTCTCTTCCA GTTTGTGTTTCTTCTGTGGATCCAGCAGAATTCTTACCTGCTGTTGAAGCTGGAGCATTAATG GTAGAAATTGGAAACTATGATTCATTTTATGAGGCGGGAATAATTTTCTCTGCAGATCAG ATATTAAATCTAACAAAAGAGACTAGGAGGTTACTGCCATCTGTGGCCTTGTCCGTCACCGTGCCCCACACACTTGGACTTCCTGATCAG GTCAAGCTGGCAGAGTTGCTGGAACAGGAAGGTGTCGATGTTATACAAACTGAAGGAGGAAAATGCTCTCATCCTTCAAAATCTGGCATCCTCGGCTTGATCGAGAAG GCAGCGCCTACACTAGCAGCTGCGTATTCAATCTCAAGGGCTGTTAAGATTCCCGTTATGTGTTCGTCTGGATTAAGTGCTGTCACTGCACCAATGGCTATCACAGCTGGAGCTGCAGGCGTG GGCGTGGGATCAGCAGTTAACAAGCTCAATGATGTCGTAGCGATGATTGCAGAGGTTAGGAGCATTGCTGATTCTTTAACACCATCGGCTGCCCAGCTAAGCAGACCCAATAGCGCGTTTTTGAATTTGTAG
- the LOC127150594 gene encoding agamous-like MADS-box protein AGL61 — MDSSTPIAPVASNKKQTKGRQKIEMKKIVNEDDRLITFSKRRSGIYKKASELATLCGAEVGVVVFSPAGKPFSFAHPCIETIANKFLNDKNKNKGNKDDNNNNDDSSSSSNNNSNNKISINNNAAHPLVEAHRRVRINELNQQHNQLLSQLDAEKEKGKALEKLKKVRGNGRGWWETPTEELGIDELQEVDASFGEIYSNVCHQLKQRGVIGCCSYNNYNNNITNSPMGFTTNDQLGEETIPFNILAGNVPPPLFPPPPPPYLPPHPHFDYGEQQQQQHHPHPHPHPHPHPHP, encoded by the coding sequence ATGGACTCCTCCACCCCAATCGCCCCCGTCGCCAGCAACAAGAAGCAAACAAAGGGACGACAAAAGATTGAAATGAAGAAGATCGTAAACGAAGACGATCGGTTAATTACATTTTCCAAACGAAGGTCAGGCATATACAAGAAGGCAAGCGAATTAGCTACCTTATGTGGGGCTGAAGTCGGAGTCGTCGTGTTTTCGCCGGCAGGAAAACCGTTCTCGTTTGCACATCCATGCATCGAAACCATCGCAAACAAATTTCTGAATGACAAGAACAAAAACAAGGGAAACAAGGATGATAACAATAACAACGACGACAGTAGCAGCAGCAGCAACAACAATAGCAACAACAAGATCAGCATCAACAACAACGCGGCGCACCCACTCGTAGAGGCTCACCGACGAGTGAGAATCAACGAGTTGAACCAGCAACACAACCAACTTCTAAGCCAACTAGATGCagagaaagagaaaggaaaagcACTTGAGAAGCTCAAAAAGGTAAGAGGAAATGGGAGAGGTTGGTGGGAAACTCCGACAGAAGAATTGGGAATAGATGAATTGCAGGAAGTGGATGCATCATTTGGagaaatatattcaaatgtgtgTCATCAATTGAAACAAAGAGGAGTTATTGGATGTTGttcttataataattataacaaCAATATTACTAATTCCCCTATGGGATTTACAACTAATGATCAATTAGGGGAAGAAACAATTCCTTTTAACATTTTGGCCGGAAACGTTCCTCCTCCTCTttttcctcctcctcctcctccttatCTTCCTCCTCATCCTCACTTCGATTATggagaacaacaacaacaacaacaccaTCCTCATCCTCATCCTCATCCTCATCCTCATCCTCATCCATGA
- the LOC103484382 gene encoding mitochondrial inner membrane protease subunit 1-like, whose translation MAGLRKLARLKPIVNEALAGTIFVGKLFCGLHVANTYICTATFTYGPSMLPTLNLTGDFVLAERLSTRFGRVGVGDIVLVRSPENPRKVVGKRLIGMEGDSVTYVVDPKNSDWSETVVVPKGHVWIEGDNIYDSRDSRNFGAVPYGLLQGKIFWRIWPPKNFGQLEKRKSNETVL comes from the exons ATGGCGGGACTGAGAAAACTGGCGCGATTGAAACCCATAGTCAATGAAGCATTGGCCGGAACAATTTTTGTAGGGAAGTTATTTTGTGGCCTTCATGTCGCCAACACTTACATCTGCACAGCTACTTTC ACCTACGGTCCCAGCATGCTCCCTACTCTTAACCTAACCGGTGATTTCGTCTTGGCCGAGCGGCTCTCAACTCGCTTTGGCAGAGTCGGTGTTGGAGACATTGTCCTCGTTAGATCTCCTGAGAATCCTCGTAAAGTAGTGGGTAAGCGCTTGATTGGAATGGAGGGTGATTCTGTTACCTATGTTGTAGACCCGAAGAACAGTGATTGGAGCGAAACTGTTGTG GTTCCTAAGGGGCACGTTTGGATAGAGGGAGATAATATCTATGATTCGAGAGATTCGAGAAATTTTGGGGCCGTTCCATACGGTCTTCTGCAAGGGAAAATATTTTGGAGG ATATGGCCACCTAAGAATTTTGGACAGTTGGAGAAGAGAAAATCAAACGAGACGGTCTTGTGA
- the LOC107990434 gene encoding beta-xylosidase/alpha-L-arabinofuranosidase 1-like yields the protein MEKSFSVYTVNTAKMASSSIMIISVLSVFFIFTANARFFPRRTLLDDPPPAVNNFTFVCDPSRYDNLGLDVSSFGFCDSSLSFPERAKDLIDRMTLSEKVAQLGHGASGVGRLGLPPYNWWSEALHGVSNVGPGTRFDEVVPGATSFPNVITTASSFNEDLWKTIGQVKLELSTFRECLMA from the coding sequence ATGGAGAAGTCTTTCAGTGTCTATACAGTAAACACAGCCAAAATGGCGAGCTCATCAATCATGATCATTTCAGTTCTTTCTGTGTTCTTCATTTTCACAGCCAATGCGAGATTTTTCCCAAGAAGAACTCTCCTTGATGATCCTCCTCCAGCCGTTAACAACTTCACTTTTGTTTGTGATCCCTCTAGATATGACAATCTTGGCTTAGACGTTTCTTCATTTGGCTTCTGTGATTCATCTCTCTCTTTCCCTGAGAGAGCCAAGGATCTAATAGATAGGATGACATTGTCTGAGAAAGTTGCTCAGCTAGGACACGGAGCTTCCGGAGTAGGCCGCCTCGGCTTGCCACCATACAATTGGTGGAGTGAGGCTCTCCATGGTGTCTCTAATGTCGGTCCTGGTACCCGATTTGACGAAGTTGTGCCAGGTGCTACAAGCTTCCCCAATGTCATTACAACTGCATCTTCTTTCAATGAAGATCTTTGGAAAACAATTGGGCAGGTAAAGTTAGAACTCTCAACCTTTAGAGAATGTTTAATGGCTTGA